One Trichomycterus rosablanca isolate fTriRos1 chromosome 23, fTriRos1.hap1, whole genome shotgun sequence genomic window carries:
- the si:ch211-161h7.8 gene encoding thiosulfate:glutathione sulfurtransferase: protein MSVYLRVINSVSKQFKPVYCAGIRAAGLKISCTQRTKEDQYHPDSVVSYEQLKTLLTSHSIQLFDVRNQDEFLAGCIPDAVNIPLGQLEESLKLHPDNFEKLFKVKAPKKEDDNIVFHCQKGRRSLTALDIAWNLGFSRARHYAGGYKEWAEKEKQ, encoded by the exons ATGAGTGTGTATCTGCGAGTTATTAACTCTGTATCTAAACAGTTTAAACCGGTTTACTGTGCTGGAATCAGAGCTGCAGGACTGAAGATTTCATGCACTCAGCGCACCAAAGAGGACCAATATCATCCTG ATTCAGTGGTGTCTTATGAACAGCTTAAAACATTGCTCACCAGTCACAGCATCCAGCTGTTCGATGTCCGAAATCAGGATGAGTTTCTGGCAGGGTGTATTCCTGATGCAGTCAACATTCCAT TGGGGCAGCTTGAGGAATCACTGAAGCTCCATCCAGACAACTTTGAAAAGCTCTTTAAGGTGAAGGCTCCTAAGAAGGAGGACGACAACATCGTATTTCATTGCCAGAAAGGCCGCAGGAGTTTAACAGCACTCGACATCGCCTGGAATCTGGGATTCAGCAG GGCACGTCACTATGCTGGTGGGTACAAGGAATGGGCTGAGAAAGAGAAACAGTGA
- the drd3 gene encoding D(3) dopamine receptor, translating to MAMLHSSERWWNDSERSASPGSNVSLGPAIEDGIRNYYAMLYSLLILAIVFGNVLVCLAVVRERSLQTTTNYLVVSLAVADLLVASLVMPWAVYLEVVGGAWLFSRIYCNIFVTLDVMMCTASILNLCAISIDRYTAVVMPVLYNTTNSSRKRVSVMIATVWVLAFAVSCPLLFGFNTTDDPLVCSISNPDFVIYSSVVSFYLPFMVTLLVYIRIYIFLRRRRKRITFRQASSEAHSGFALQSAETCLQEDIRKERRDLSPIRINVVNERAEKAVRPRLISGCLRRKRPRTAPVENSLLPPVDTQNYCSISQASFARTEADPNPEEEQGREGGPAVVRCCEVKELSNGQAHITLRPPRVSMNNNHSRYRNRQSREKKATQMLAIVLGVFLICWLPFFVTHILNTHCKKCHVPLELYSAFTWLGYVNSALNPVIYTTFNIEFRRAFIKILTC from the exons ATGGCAATGTTACACAGCAGTGAACGTTGGTGGAATGACTCTGAGCGATCGGCCAGTCCAGGGTCCAACGTCAGCCTGGGTCCAGCTATAGAAGATGGGATTCGCAACTACTATGCTATGCTCTATTCCCTGCTTATCCTGGCGATTGTGTTTGGCAATGTGCTGGTGTGTCTGGCAGTGGTCAGAGAGAGGTCTCTCCAAACCACCACTAATTATCTGGTGGTGAGCCTGGCCGTGGCTGATCTGCTGGTAGCTTCACTGGTCATGCCATGGGCTGTCTACTTGGAG GTGGTTGGGGGTGCCTGGCTCTTCAGCCGAATATACTGCAACATCTTTGTGACGCTGGACGTCATGATGTGTACGGCCAGCATCCTTAACCTGTGTGCCATCAGTATCGACAG GTACACAGCCGTGGTGATGCCTGTACTGTACAACACAACCAACAGCTCTCGTAAGAGAGTATCAGTCATGATCGCCACAGTGTGGGTCCTGGCCTTCGCTGTTTCCTGCCCTTTATTGTTTGGATTCAACACCACAG ACGATCCCCTGGTGTGCTCCATATCCAACCCTGATTTCGTCATCTACTCATCGGTGGTGTCGTTCTACCTGCCCTTCATGGTGACGCTGCTGGTGTACATTCGCATCTACATCTTCctcaggaggaggaggaagaggataACGTTCCGACAGGCCAGCAGTGAAGCTCATTCGGGATTTGCACTACAGTCTGCA GAGACGTGTTTGCAAGAGGACATCCGCAAAGAGAGACGTGACCTGTCGCCCATCAGGATCAACGTGGTAAAT GAGAGGGCCGAGAAGGCGGTGCGGCCCCGGCTCATCTCCGGCTGCCTGCGGCGCAAACGGCCCAGAACCGCTCCGGTGGAGAATTCTCTCCTGCCCCCGGTGGACACACAGAACTACTGCAGTATCAGCCAGGCGTCCTTCGCGCGCACTGAAGCTGATCCGAATCCGGAGGAAGAGCAGGGGCGTGAGGGGGGGCCGGCCGTGGTGAGGTGCTGCGAAGTGAAGGAACTGTCCAACGGCCAGGCGCACATCACGCTGCGACCGCCGCGGGTCTCGATGAATAACAATCACAGCCGCTATCGGAACCGACAGTCCCGGGAGAAGAAAGCCACGCAGATGCTGGCGATTGTACTGG gcGTGTTTCTCATCTGCTGGCTGCCCTTCTTCGTCACTCACATTTTGAACACTCACTGTAAGAAATGTCACGTGCCGCTTGAACTCTACAGTGCCTTCACCTGGCTGGGCTACGTCAACAGCGCTTTAAACCCGGTCATTTACACCACCTTCAACATCGAGTTCCGCCGAGCCTTCATCAAGATCCTCACCTGCTGA
- the qtrt2 gene encoding queuine tRNA-ribosyltransferase accessory subunit 2 isoform X2 produces the protein MKFELSKVVRGCRLGLLTSVGQTGGHSLEVPSCLLYTRCATVPHLTQETLHTLSNLPAVTQVSLDSLAEHHEVLEECKGGVRKFAGLQDTLVFCSLRDPATTCPTGHVTNKTVSVWGSGGRIELSVTKFMALQAAVRPDFYESMADGETWQANTSRKRVRKAVERTLSHLDECLALHNESQELKGSAIFGVIEGGDVLEERLRSARETAKRPVAGFVLDGFQSGAMEQKLRGELITAVTAELPQDKLRLLRGVGRPDEVIACVEAGVDLFECFFPFQVTERGCALHFNYTVTPDPETAVLELNGENPTVEKLKENGDGSPENMTGFEMNMRDCGYKDDFRPLVEGCDCYCCKNHTRAYIHHLLVTNELLAGVLLMLHNTRHYLGFFRALRDAVANDRLQDLRNKVLQ, from the exons ATGAAGTTTGAACTGTCCAAAGTGGTGCGAGGATGCCGGCTGGGTCTTTTAACCAGCGTCGGGCAAACAGGGGGGCACTCTTTAGAAGTGCCAAGCTGTCTTCTGTACACCCGCTGTGCCACGGTGCCTCATCTGACTCAGGAGACCCTGCACACGCTCAGCAACCTGCCGGCGGTCACACAGGTCTCGCTGGATAGTCT TGCAGAACACCATGAGGTTCTAGAAGAGTGTAAAGGTGGTGTAAGGAAGTTTGCAG GTCTGCAGGACACCCTGGTCTTCTGCTCCCTCCGTGACCCTGCGACTACCTGCCCTACTGGTCACGTGACTAACAAG acggTGTCAGTATGGGGCAGTGGAGGGAGGATAGAGCTCTCCGTAACCAAGTTCATGGCCTTGCAAGCAGCCGTCCGTCCTGATTTTTACGAAAGCATGGCGGACGGGGAGACGTGGCAGGCTAACACGTCGCGGAAGAGAGTCCGCAAAGCGGTCGAGCGGACGCTATCACATCTGGACGAGTGTTTAGCGCTGCACAACGAATCACAG GAGCTAAAGGGGTCTGCGATATTCGGCGTGATCGAAGGGGGCGACGTCCTGGAGGAAAGGCTCAGGTCAGCACGTGAGACAGCGAAGCGGCCCGTGGCTGGATTCGTGTTGGATGGTTTCCAGTCTGGCGCCATGGAGCAGAAGCTGAGAGGGGAGCTAATTACAGCAGTAACTGCAGAGCTGCCTCAGGATaaactcag GTTGTTACGGGGTGTAGGCCGTCCGGACGAAGTGATTGCATGTGTGGAAGCAGGAGTGGATCTGTTTGAGTGTTTCTTCCCCTTCCAGGTGACAGAACGAGGCTGCGCCCTGCACTTCAACTACACCGTCACACCTGATCCAGAGACAGCAG TGTTGGAACTGAATGGAGAGAATCCGACTGTAGAAAAGCTGAAGGAGAATGGAGACGGCAGTCCTGAGAACATGACCGGCTTTGAGATGAACATGAGGGACTGTGG CTACAAGGATGATTTCCGGCCGCTGGTGGAGGGGTGTGACTGTTACTGCTGTAAGAACCACACGCGGGCGTACATACATCATCTGCTGGTGACCAATGAGCTGCTGGCAGGGGTGCTGCTGATGCTCCACAACACTCGGCATTACCTGGGGTTCTTCAGAGCGCTGAGGGACGCCGTGGCTAACGACCGACTGCAGGACCTGAGGAACAAAGTGCTCCAGTGA
- the qtrt2 gene encoding queuine tRNA-ribosyltransferase accessory subunit 2 isoform X1, translating into MKFELSKVVRGCRLGLLTSVGQTGGHSLEVPSCLLYTRCATVPHLTQETLHTLSNLPAVTQVSLDSLAEHHEVLEECKGGVRKFAGLQDTLVFCSLRDPATTCPTGHVTNKTVSVWGSGGRIELSVTKFMALQAAVRPDFYESMADGETWQANTSRKRVRKAVERTLSHLDECLALHNESQELKGSAIFGVIEGGDVLEERLRSARETAKRPVAGFVLDGFQSGAMEQKLRGELITAVTAELPQDKLRLLRGVGRPDEVIACVEAGVDLFECFFPFQVTERGCALHFNYTVTPDPETAGTSEPTVLELNGENPTVEKLKENGDGSPENMTGFEMNMRDCGYKDDFRPLVEGCDCYCCKNHTRAYIHHLLVTNELLAGVLLMLHNTRHYLGFFRALRDAVANDRLQDLRNKVLQ; encoded by the exons ATGAAGTTTGAACTGTCCAAAGTGGTGCGAGGATGCCGGCTGGGTCTTTTAACCAGCGTCGGGCAAACAGGGGGGCACTCTTTAGAAGTGCCAAGCTGTCTTCTGTACACCCGCTGTGCCACGGTGCCTCATCTGACTCAGGAGACCCTGCACACGCTCAGCAACCTGCCGGCGGTCACACAGGTCTCGCTGGATAGTCT TGCAGAACACCATGAGGTTCTAGAAGAGTGTAAAGGTGGTGTAAGGAAGTTTGCAG GTCTGCAGGACACCCTGGTCTTCTGCTCCCTCCGTGACCCTGCGACTACCTGCCCTACTGGTCACGTGACTAACAAG acggTGTCAGTATGGGGCAGTGGAGGGAGGATAGAGCTCTCCGTAACCAAGTTCATGGCCTTGCAAGCAGCCGTCCGTCCTGATTTTTACGAAAGCATGGCGGACGGGGAGACGTGGCAGGCTAACACGTCGCGGAAGAGAGTCCGCAAAGCGGTCGAGCGGACGCTATCACATCTGGACGAGTGTTTAGCGCTGCACAACGAATCACAG GAGCTAAAGGGGTCTGCGATATTCGGCGTGATCGAAGGGGGCGACGTCCTGGAGGAAAGGCTCAGGTCAGCACGTGAGACAGCGAAGCGGCCCGTGGCTGGATTCGTGTTGGATGGTTTCCAGTCTGGCGCCATGGAGCAGAAGCTGAGAGGGGAGCTAATTACAGCAGTAACTGCAGAGCTGCCTCAGGATaaactcag GTTGTTACGGGGTGTAGGCCGTCCGGACGAAGTGATTGCATGTGTGGAAGCAGGAGTGGATCTGTTTGAGTGTTTCTTCCCCTTCCAGGTGACAGAACGAGGCTGCGCCCTGCACTTCAACTACACCGTCACACCTGATCCAGAGACAGCAGGTACATCTGAGCCAACAG TGTTGGAACTGAATGGAGAGAATCCGACTGTAGAAAAGCTGAAGGAGAATGGAGACGGCAGTCCTGAGAACATGACCGGCTTTGAGATGAACATGAGGGACTGTGG CTACAAGGATGATTTCCGGCCGCTGGTGGAGGGGTGTGACTGTTACTGCTGTAAGAACCACACGCGGGCGTACATACATCATCTGCTGGTGACCAATGAGCTGCTGGCAGGGGTGCTGCTGATGCTCCACAACACTCGGCATTACCTGGGGTTCTTCAGAGCGCTGAGGGACGCCGTGGCTAACGACCGACTGCAGGACCTGAGGAACAAAGTGCTCCAGTGA